From one Candidatus Saganbacteria bacterium genomic stretch:
- the ribD gene encoding bifunctional diaminohydroxyphosphoribosylaminopyrimidine deaminase/5-amino-6-(5-phosphoribosylamino)uracil reductase RibD — MWTEDDIKFMSEAISLAKSMEGRTSPDPMVGSVIVKDGKIISSGYHAEVTTPHAEAWAIKKAQEKNEAQGATLYVNLEPCCFFEEKNNPPCTQSIIKSGIKTVIAAMQDPNPSVAGRGFADLREAGVEVKVGLLEDEAKKINEVFIKHITTGRPYVILKAAMSMDGKIATRTGDSFWITGIESRIRGHHLRNIVDAILVGINTVIKDDPELTVREIAGKIKNPIKIILDPRARIPLNSKVLKIEPENTILVVSDNAPKAKLQKILKTKAEVLKIKTKKGLLDLDHLTKELGKRKIASILIEGGGLTNAHALSSGIVDKVNFFVSPKIIGGEKAKTPIEGLGIDKLSRAIKLKDLTCERVGEDLMLEGYIIR; from the coding sequence ATGTGGACTGAAGACGATATAAAATTCATGAGCGAGGCGATAAGCCTTGCCAAATCGATGGAGGGGAGGACATCGCCCGATCCGATGGTCGGCTCGGTCATTGTAAAAGACGGCAAGATCATTTCAAGCGGCTACCATGCGGAAGTTACAACGCCGCACGCCGAAGCCTGGGCCATAAAAAAGGCGCAGGAAAAGAATGAGGCGCAGGGTGCAACACTTTATGTTAATCTTGAACCATGCTGCTTCTTTGAGGAGAAAAATAATCCCCCGTGCACCCAAAGCATAATCAAATCCGGGATAAAAACAGTAATTGCCGCCATGCAAGACCCTAACCCGTCGGTTGCCGGGCGAGGATTCGCCGATCTGCGGGAAGCTGGCGTCGAAGTTAAAGTCGGCTTGCTCGAAGACGAAGCAAAAAAAATAAACGAAGTTTTTATAAAGCATATAACGACCGGCCGGCCATATGTCATATTAAAAGCCGCGATGAGCATGGATGGGAAGATCGCCACAAGGACAGGAGATAGTTTTTGGATAACGGGCATCGAGTCCCGCATTCGCGGGCATCATCTAAGAAATATTGTCGACGCGATTTTGGTCGGGATAAATACGGTAATAAAAGATGATCCCGAACTCACTGTTCGAGAAATTGCGGGCAAGATCAAGAATCCGATCAAGATAATTTTGGACCCCAGGGCTCGGATCCCTCTAAATTCAAAAGTATTAAAGATCGAGCCGGAAAACACCATATTGGTCGTTTCGGACAATGCGCCAAAAGCAAAGTTACAAAAAATACTCAAGACAAAAGCGGAAGTCCTCAAGATCAAAACAAAAAAGGGCTTGCTTGACCTTGATCATTTGACGAAAGAGCTTGGAAAAAGAAAAATAGCGAGCATATTGATCGAGGGCGGCGGCCTCACGAATGCTCACGCATTATCATCCGGCATTGTTGATAAAGTAAACTTTTTTGTTTCGCCAAAGATTATTGGCGGGGAAAAAGCAAAAACACCGATAGAAGGTCTCGGCATCGATAAGTTATCCAGAGCCATAAAATTAAAAGATCTGACTTGCGAGAGAGTCGGAGAAGATTTAATGCTCGAAGGCTACATTATCAGATAG
- the hycI gene encoding hydrogenase maturation peptidase HycI: MLTADVKKLFTSDDRGITLIITIGNSFRSDDGTGPYIFSRCEIRIPKSETSSKYTIINAEDKPENIIDEAIAYKPARTIIIDAADFGGKPGEARIIDQENIPNTTLSTHTFPIPIIAKMLEKDTGSKVVFLGIQPKKIEFGEGLSVDVKKTAEEIIACINK, translated from the coding sequence TTGTTAACCGCTGATGTAAAAAAATTATTTACTTCCGATGATCGCGGGATCACTTTAATAATAACTATAGGGAATAGTTTTCGGTCGGATGATGGAACTGGGCCTTATATATTTTCAAGATGCGAAATTCGAATTCCTAAATCCGAAACAAGTTCTAAATATACAATAATAAACGCAGAAGATAAGCCTGAAAATATTATAGATGAAGCGATAGCGTATAAGCCCGCGAGAACTATTATAATAGATGCGGCAGATTTCGGCGGAAAACCCGGGGAGGCGAGGATAATAGACCAGGAAAATATACCAAACACAACTTTAAGTACACACACTTTCCCAATTCCTATAATTGCCAAGATGTTGGAAAAAGATACCGGCTCAAAAGTTGTATTTTTAGGCATTCAACCTAAGAAGATCGAGTTTGGCGAAGGATTGTCAGTTGATGTTAAAAAAACTGCAGAGGAAATAATTGCCTGCATTAATAAATAG
- the galT gene encoding galactose-1-phosphate uridylyltransferase produces the protein MPELRQNPATKEWVIIATERAKRPEDFAPVVAPVEVAKQVHDCPFCEWNETQTPPEILSYRTFGTKPNSPGWWIRIIPNRYPALVPQGNLHRQKLDNYFRFMNGIGEHEVLIENPRHNESIAQMDQKQVEEIFLAYRERYITLSQDPRFEMVMVFKNHGAAAGTSVRHPHSQIIASPITPQHIRHKLEEAMRYFDDNGECVYCVMIKKELAMKDRIVMETDNFVAFEPYASRSPFETWVLQKKHSSSFESITPEHSKELAFITKQTLGKIYHSLKNPDYNYVIHSSPCHEKDVEFYHWHIQILPRVSAVAGFELGSGIYINTVIPEEAAKFLRDTPN, from the coding sequence ATGCCAGAGCTTAGGCAAAATCCCGCGACAAAAGAATGGGTCATAATCGCGACCGAGCGAGCAAAACGCCCCGAAGATTTTGCCCCGGTAGTTGCCCCCGTTGAAGTGGCAAAGCAAGTTCATGACTGCCCATTTTGCGAATGGAACGAAACCCAGACGCCGCCCGAGATCCTGTCATACAGGACGTTCGGTACGAAACCCAATTCTCCCGGATGGTGGATCAGGATCATCCCGAACAGGTATCCGGCATTGGTCCCGCAAGGGAACCTTCATAGGCAAAAACTGGACAATTATTTCCGTTTTATGAACGGCATTGGCGAGCATGAAGTCCTGATCGAAAACCCAAGACATAACGAATCTATCGCCCAGATGGACCAAAAACAAGTCGAAGAAATATTCCTCGCTTACAGGGAAAGATATATTACATTAAGCCAAGACCCCAGGTTCGAAATGGTCATGGTCTTTAAGAACCATGGCGCCGCGGCCGGGACATCGGTCAGGCATCCGCATTCGCAAATAATTGCGAGCCCTATAACTCCCCAGCATATCCGCCATAAGCTCGAGGAAGCTATGCGCTATTTCGACGATAACGGGGAATGCGTCTATTGCGTCATGATAAAAAAAGAACTCGCGATGAAAGACCGGATAGTAATGGAAACCGATAATTTTGTCGCATTCGAGCCTTACGCTTCGCGTTCGCCCTTTGAAACTTGGGTATTGCAAAAAAAACATAGCTCCTCTTTTGAGTCGATAACGCCCGAACACTCCAAAGAGCTGGCCTTCATTACAAAACAGACTTTGGGGAAAATTTATCATTCGCTAAAAAATCCCGATTACAATTATGTCATCCACTCGTCTCCCTGCCACGAAAAGGATGTGGAATTCTACCATTGGCACATCCAGATACTCCCCAGGGTCTCCGCTGTCGCAGGGTTTGAGCTTGGTTCGGGGATATACATAAATACCGTAATTCCGGAAGAAGCCGCCAAGTTCTTGAGAGATACGCCAAATTGA
- a CDS encoding hydrogenase maturation nickel metallochaperone HypA: MHEMHLINDLFADVLKHANENKAKKVTKLYLQMGDFTEINPDILKFHFNELAKGTAIEDAVIDIKQSDKREIRLLSFDCE; encoded by the coding sequence ATGCATGAAATGCATTTGATAAATGACCTATTTGCCGATGTGTTAAAACATGCCAATGAAAACAAAGCAAAAAAAGTTACAAAATTATATCTACAAATGGGAGATTTTACGGAAATAAATCCCGACATCTTAAAATTCCATTTTAACGAGTTAGCTAAAGGGACGGCAATTGAAGACGCAGTTATTGATATAAAGCAAAGCGATAAGAGAGAGATAAGGCTTTTGTCTTTCGACTGCGAATAA
- a CDS encoding protein kinase codes for MDKFLKSRFKTGKKLSENPYSLTYNGTTLSGEQPVIIKIYKRGTLNSSLIKTMKQKVKLLQEFSGARIVPLLDGDYGWQGFYFVRPYIKAQNLEEYSKTNRLEISDIEKILLEICEGLFASHSKGIVHGALKATNIFINKDGVKLADFVIEGEVKEAIPQKAAAILLNDDNLSPEELAGGRATTLSDIFSLGVILYKLLGGKSPYANPVDRFYSRYKRIDSAPRHLQEIMAKCLQVDPLLRFKNINELGESIKHKSIIEDHGAFDFPLIELENTPHPKEKEVQIIKEERKRSFFLLIVIILSAAAGIIYGIINSILMR; via the coding sequence ATGGACAAGTTCCTCAAAAGCAGGTTCAAAACTGGCAAGAAATTAAGCGAAAACCCGTACTCTCTTACATATAATGGAACAACGCTTTCGGGAGAACAGCCGGTGATCATAAAGATCTACAAGCGCGGGACGCTTAATTCATCGCTTATTAAAACTATGAAGCAGAAAGTTAAATTGCTCCAGGAGTTTTCAGGCGCCCGGATCGTGCCGCTCCTTGACGGGGATTACGGATGGCAGGGATTTTATTTCGTGAGGCCGTACATTAAAGCTCAAAACCTTGAGGAATATTCGAAAACTAACCGCCTCGAAATTTCAGATATTGAGAAAATCCTGCTTGAAATTTGTGAAGGCCTTTTTGCTTCGCACAGCAAAGGCATTGTACATGGAGCGCTAAAAGCGACGAATATATTCATAAATAAGGACGGCGTTAAGCTTGCCGATTTTGTTATCGAAGGGGAGGTCAAAGAAGCGATCCCTCAAAAAGCCGCGGCCATCCTGCTCAATGACGACAACCTGTCCCCCGAAGAATTGGCGGGAGGCCGGGCAACAACATTATCCGATATATTCTCGCTCGGTGTAATACTCTACAAGCTCCTCGGGGGAAAAAGCCCTTACGCAAATCCTGTCGACAGGTTCTATTCCAGATATAAGCGGATTGACAGCGCGCCAAGGCACCTCCAAGAGATCATGGCAAAATGCCTTCAAGTCGACCCCTTATTGAGATTCAAAAATATCAATGAACTTGGAGAGAGCATCAAGCATAAATCAATAATCGAAGATCATGGCGCTTTTGATTTCCCGCTAATCGAGCTTGAAAACACTCCCCATCCCAAAGAAAAAGAGGTGCAAATCATCAAAGAAGAGCGGAAGAGGAGCTTCTTCCTCTTGATTGTGATCATTCTTTCCGCGGCCGCAGGGATCATTTACGGCATAATCAATTCTATATTGATGAGATAA
- a CDS encoding NAD(+)/NADH kinase, translating into MKKLGIIYKLEDDLIAGTAAKLAKDFFHLFKVTTSQNNMDKVDLILTLGGDGTILRAARFACKNNIPILPVHLGGLGMLSEISLDEISEALAKVKNKKFIIDERLMLKASVIRKNKVVKELLALNDAVICRKEISRTIKLRASLGNEHLADYISDGLIAATPTGSTAYNFAVMGPILPSFVKAYVLSPICPHRAANRSIILEKKCTIEILKGDEVLLTTDGQEISVLNLDDKVTIEIANEKTKFIRFKEYDLWGLLRKKLGWG; encoded by the coding sequence ATGAAGAAATTAGGGATAATATATAAATTAGAGGATGACCTTATCGCGGGAACGGCCGCAAAGCTTGCAAAAGACTTTTTCCATTTATTTAAAGTTACGACCTCGCAAAATAATATGGACAAGGTTGATCTCATTTTAACCCTTGGCGGCGACGGGACGATCCTTCGCGCCGCTCGGTTTGCATGCAAAAATAATATCCCGATCTTGCCCGTCCATTTGGGCGGGCTTGGAATGCTATCCGAGATCTCTCTGGACGAAATAAGCGAAGCGCTTGCCAAGGTTAAGAATAAAAAATTTATAATAGATGAAAGGCTGATGCTCAAAGCTTCGGTTATCCGCAAAAATAAAGTCGTTAAGGAATTGTTGGCCCTAAACGATGCCGTCATCTGCAGGAAGGAAATATCCAGGACCATAAAATTACGCGCGAGCCTTGGGAATGAGCATCTTGCGGATTATATTTCAGACGGGCTTATAGCCGCAACCCCGACAGGATCAACTGCTTACAACTTTGCCGTAATGGGGCCGATACTTCCGTCTTTTGTAAAAGCTTATGTGCTGTCGCCGATCTGCCCGCACAGGGCGGCCAACAGGTCGATTATTCTTGAGAAAAAATGTACTATTGAAATATTAAAAGGCGACGAGGTTCTTTTGACGACCGACGGGCAAGAAATTTCAGTATTAAATCTTGACGACAAAGTTACAATTGAAATAGCAAATGAAAAAACAAAGTTCATCCGCTTTAAAGAATATGATCTATGGGGATTGCTTCGCAAAAAGCTCGGTTGGGGCTAA
- a CDS encoding alpha/beta fold hydrolase — protein MDISRIPSARRFLLRGTALAGNAAYRAASLVWGLQIRKAVNLHPNSFVPSPDSVEAQSLHRIGPMLQHVIKEMTGAEIQIAEIRRVLIEGAKKGLLHNFGERVFINEHRAGDLLAALKVDVGREAEFKDLARKHYLLRDYFLGEQAGGYFASNLRELPRGYYSDRSYAVPTRDGKTLKFQRVINQDRVKTNDGSPSILLLPGIACNHRIFNLSDSDSLAMDLADLKNWVYLFDPRGLGENKGAFDPHCFIDTIARNDLPAVCEFISKRPNPQKPVILIGHSMGGLIAEFMLVRRAYKLQEVLSKIVLPGENSFNIRGKARPEIERYLDNVESICERDGLDHDLPALIAEAREHLSVLRSVKGLITLGSPKIFDKNSHPLYPLLLMLNIIMPLLGQEEVPVDIVKQLVRVFPQISLGARLLINAENFDDPNGFLAKFIKDGCDSFPLGVGLQFLKAIYSGKSVRGMGKSKYDYAMNIDLLPVDIPIYQIVGADDVLCPPFALSFIDPQMNDNKNLNLSAYPQYSHAEKRVYRISKRGDIPAIGPNPNRAMGFVVDGVGHIDLLFGKRYEELIKPLLMRLVATI, from the coding sequence ATGGACATATCGAGAATCCCAAGCGCCAGACGATTCCTATTGAGGGGGACTGCATTGGCGGGCAATGCCGCATATAGGGCGGCAAGTTTGGTTTGGGGACTTCAGATAAGAAAAGCTGTAAATCTCCACCCAAATTCGTTTGTTCCTTCGCCGGATAGCGTTGAGGCGCAATCCCTGCACCGCATCGGTCCAATGCTCCAGCATGTCATAAAAGAAATGACAGGCGCGGAAATCCAGATCGCTGAAATCAGGCGAGTGCTTATTGAAGGCGCAAAAAAAGGCCTCTTGCATAATTTTGGTGAAAGAGTTTTTATTAATGAACACAGGGCAGGGGATCTTCTTGCCGCGCTTAAAGTTGATGTCGGCCGCGAAGCGGAGTTCAAAGATCTAGCAAGAAAACATTATCTATTAAGGGATTATTTTTTGGGCGAACAAGCGGGCGGTTATTTTGCAAGCAATTTAAGGGAGCTTCCCCGTGGATATTACAGCGACAGGAGTTATGCCGTCCCAACCCGCGACGGAAAAACCCTAAAGTTTCAAAGAGTGATAAACCAGGACAGGGTAAAAACAAACGATGGCAGTCCATCCATACTTTTGCTGCCGGGAATCGCCTGCAATCACAGGATTTTCAACTTAAGCGATTCGGATTCCCTTGCAATGGACCTGGCGGACCTGAAAAATTGGGTCTACCTTTTTGATCCGCGCGGGCTTGGTGAAAACAAGGGAGCCTTCGATCCGCACTGTTTTATTGATACCATTGCGCGAAATGATTTGCCGGCAGTTTGCGAATTCATTTCTAAAAGGCCGAATCCCCAAAAACCTGTGATCCTTATCGGCCACAGCATGGGCGGGCTCATTGCCGAATTTATGCTTGTAAGGCGCGCGTACAAATTGCAGGAAGTTCTTTCAAAGATCGTTCTTCCAGGAGAAAACTCTTTTAACATCAGAGGAAAGGCCAGGCCTGAAATTGAAAGATATCTCGATAATGTCGAATCGATCTGTGAAAGAGATGGGCTTGACCACGATCTGCCGGCTTTGATCGCGGAAGCGAGGGAGCATCTTTCTGTATTAAGATCGGTCAAGGGACTTATTACTCTTGGATCGCCAAAAATATTCGACAAGAATTCCCATCCTCTTTATCCCCTTCTTCTAATGCTGAATATTATTATGCCGCTTCTTGGCCAGGAAGAAGTCCCTGTCGACATTGTAAAGCAATTAGTAAGGGTCTTTCCGCAGATTTCGCTTGGGGCGCGTCTGCTTATCAATGCTGAAAATTTTGATGATCCAAACGGGTTCCTTGCTAAATTTATAAAAGACGGGTGCGACAGCTTTCCCCTTGGCGTTGGTCTGCAATTCTTGAAAGCGATCTATTCTGGGAAAAGCGTCAGAGGAATGGGAAAAAGCAAATATGACTATGCCATGAATATCGATTTGCTCCCGGTTGACATCCCGATCTATCAAATCGTTGGGGCAGATGATGTCTTATGCCCGCCCTTTGCGCTGTCGTTCATTGATCCTCAAATGAATGATAATAAAAACCTGAATTTATCAGCCTATCCCCAATATTCCCATGCTGAAAAACGAGTTTATCGGATCTCGAAACGAGGCGATATCCCAGCAATTGGGCCAAACCCAAATAGAGCGATGGGTTTTGTGGTGGATGGCGTAGGGCATATCGACCTGCTTTTTGGAAAAAGATATGAAGAACTGATCAAGCCGCTACTCATGAGGCTTGTGGCGACCATATAA
- the hydE gene encoding [FeFe] hydrogenase H-cluster radical SAM maturase HydE has product MCYAIPGKVSQIGNKKATVDYFGEQKTAINEIEDLKIGDYIYAQGGYVIEKIPESKALEILSVWRETFFDLHDLDLRLSRLELEKNGIDRKLGQILDNAAEGLALKNSDLLYLLKLEKENELNLLFKASNFLRAKHLSNSCCVHGIIEFSNHCSQTCKYCGISIENKNIARYRMRKAEISDTAFDAINKMGFKALVLQSGEDPGYSVDDLCEIVRDIKSRSAALIFVSFGEVGIDGLKKIYDAGARGLLMRFETSNSELYTRIHPGCELKTRLGHIREAYKMGYLILTGGLIGLPGQTIEDQLNDILLTKELNAEMYSFGPFIPHPDSFLRDRHSPKPNDILKVLAVSRIIDPKNAKILVTTGFETVDKKAREIGLMAGANSVMLNVTPKKYKKLYSIYPNRAHENEELQEQIGTTLSLLKRLGRAPTDLGVSI; this is encoded by the coding sequence ATGTGTTACGCGATACCGGGGAAAGTTTCTCAAATAGGCAACAAAAAAGCGACAGTTGATTACTTCGGTGAACAGAAAACTGCGATAAACGAGATCGAGGATCTTAAAATCGGCGATTATATCTACGCACAGGGCGGCTATGTTATAGAAAAAATACCGGAAAGCAAAGCTCTCGAGATATTATCCGTTTGGCGCGAAACATTTTTCGACCTCCACGATCTTGACCTTAGGCTTTCGCGCCTAGAACTCGAGAAAAATGGGATCGACAGGAAACTCGGTCAAATTCTGGATAATGCCGCGGAAGGGCTCGCATTAAAAAATTCCGATCTGTTGTATCTTCTAAAGCTTGAAAAAGAAAACGAACTTAATCTATTATTTAAAGCGTCAAATTTCCTAAGAGCAAAACATTTAAGCAATTCTTGCTGTGTGCACGGGATAATTGAATTCTCGAACCATTGTTCTCAAACCTGTAAATATTGCGGGATTTCTATAGAAAACAAAAATATTGCACGCTATAGGATGAGAAAAGCTGAAATTTCAGATACGGCATTTGATGCGATCAATAAAATGGGTTTTAAAGCGCTAGTTCTCCAAAGCGGCGAGGATCCTGGATATTCGGTTGATGACCTTTGCGAGATTGTAAGAGATATAAAATCCCGTTCCGCAGCGCTAATTTTCGTTAGTTTTGGCGAAGTCGGGATCGATGGATTGAAAAAAATATATGATGCCGGAGCTCGCGGCCTTCTTATGCGTTTTGAAACTAGCAATTCAGAATTGTACACTAGAATACATCCGGGATGCGAGCTTAAAACAAGGCTTGGGCATATCAGAGAAGCTTACAAGATGGGATATTTGATACTAACTGGCGGATTGATAGGCTTACCTGGCCAAACAATTGAAGATCAGCTTAACGATATCCTATTAACTAAAGAATTAAACGCCGAGATGTATTCATTTGGGCCTTTTATTCCGCACCCCGATTCGTTTTTAAGGGATAGGCATTCTCCAAAACCAAACGATATTTTGAAAGTTTTGGCTGTCAGCAGAATTATCGATCCTAAGAATGCAAAGATATTGGTTACGACGGGATTTGAAACAGTTGACAAAAAAGCTCGCGAGATCGGGCTCATGGCGGGAGCAAATTCGGTCATGCTAAATGTTACTCCAAAGAAATATAAAAAACTTTATAGTATCTATCCTAATCGCGCGCATGAAAATGAAGAACTTCAGGAACAAATTGGGACAACGCTTTCGCTTTTGAAGAGGTTGGGGCGAGCTCCCACTGATCTGGGCGTTTCTATCTGA
- a CDS encoding ribulose-phosphate 3-epimerase codes for MIKVAPSILSADFGFLKEEVAKVESAGADLIHIDVMDGHFVPNITIGPLVVKACKKITKLPLDVHLMIENPDRFIPVFAKAGADIITIHAETSKDLDKDIELIRQNNVLPGVVVNPKTPIESIFHVLDKVAMVLIMSVNPGFEGQKFIPEALDKVKRLKSEIVRRKLKVDIEIDGGVNLDNSKNAINAGVDILVAGSAVFYSNDYKKAICGLKTI; via the coding sequence ATGATAAAAGTTGCGCCATCAATATTGTCTGCGGATTTTGGCTTCCTGAAAGAGGAGGTCGCAAAAGTTGAGTCTGCAGGCGCCGACCTGATACACATAGACGTAATGGACGGGCATTTTGTCCCGAATATTACGATCGGCCCGCTTGTCGTTAAAGCGTGCAAAAAGATCACAAAACTTCCTTTGGACGTTCATCTAATGATCGAAAATCCCGACAGGTTCATTCCGGTATTCGCAAAAGCTGGCGCGGATATTATCACGATCCATGCGGAAACATCAAAGGACCTGGACAAAGACATAGAATTGATCAGGCAAAATAATGTTCTGCCGGGCGTTGTTGTTAACCCAAAAACACCGATCGAATCCATATTCCATGTATTGGACAAGGTCGCAATGGTCCTTATAATGTCTGTCAACCCAGGCTTCGAGGGCCAGAAGTTCATACCGGAAGCCTTGGACAAGGTTAAACGCCTAAAATCGGAGATCGTTAGGCGTAAGTTGAAAGTCGATATTGAAATAGACGGCGGGGTCAATTTGGACAATTCAAAAAATGCCATAAACGCCGGAGTCGATATATTGGTCGCTGGTTCCGCGGTTTTTTATTCGAATGATTATAAGAAGGCCATATGTGGACTGAAGACGATATAA
- a CDS encoding PASTA domain-containing protein — protein sequence MKTTILIIILAGALLSALIFFGYFAPLPETTIPDVVGLSENEAVLRLERMGLKANIDSRNSQSNIVTGQRPEPGKTVKIGRFVSIDIGKSGVENPIPPTVVISPNLTMESQNSSGLKIEVINGGETK from the coding sequence ATGAAAACAACTATTTTGATAATTATTTTGGCAGGGGCGCTATTATCGGCGCTAATCTTTTTTGGATATTTTGCGCCGCTTCCGGAAACTACGATCCCGGATGTCGTTGGATTAAGCGAGAATGAAGCGGTATTAAGGCTCGAGAGGATGGGCCTTAAAGCTAATATAGATTCGCGCAACTCGCAATCGAATATCGTGACAGGACAACGGCCGGAACCCGGGAAAACAGTAAAAATCGGGAGATTTGTGAGCATTGATATCGGGAAAAGCGGAGTTGAGAACCCGATCCCGCCTACAGTTGTAATAAGCCCCAACTTAACAATGGAATCACAAAATTCAAGCGGCCTAAAAATAGAAGTAATCAATGGAGGAGAGACAAAATGA